One stretch of Archocentrus centrarchus isolate MPI-CPG fArcCen1 chromosome 5, fArcCen1, whole genome shotgun sequence DNA includes these proteins:
- the rfesd gene encoding Rieske domain-containing protein isoform X1, which produces MPLQFGSRTAFSRSMEEKEQTEGGLHFVGKKDELMEAKRSFRTIEDRDILIIYYQGVFYAMDSYCYHAGGLLQDGDIEEINSKLCIICPKHKYKLTLAEGECLYRGTNPREKPPVPRWYSKGVKQRTHTVTENNGEVYVKLSERSDWIESDYYQGEKGKIERAKAEASEKKTSCQ; this is translated from the exons ATGCCCCTGCAATTTGGATCCAg AACAGCATTTAGCAGATCCATGGAGGAGAAGGAGCAGACTGAAGGAGGGCTTCATTTTGTGGGCAAGAAGGATGAACTTATGGAAGCAAAGCGGTCTTTCAGAACAATAGAGGATCGGGATATACTAATTATCTATTACCAGGGAGTCTTCTATGCCATGGATTCTTACTGTTACC ATGCTGGAGGACTCCTGCAGGATGGCGACATTGAG GAAATTAATAGCAAGCTGTGCATAATTTGTCCGAAGCACAAGTACAAGCTCACTCTAGCCGAAGGGGAGTGCTTATACCGAGGTACAAACCCCAGGGAAAAGCCACCTGTGCCCAGATGGTACTCCAAGGGTGTGAAGCAAAGAACGCACACAGTCACGGAGAACAACGGTGAGGTTTACGTCAAGCTCTCCGAACGCTCGGATTGGATTGAATCAGACTACTACCAGGGAGAAAAGGGCAAGATAGAAAGAGCCAAAGCTGAGGCGTCTGAGAAGAAAACATCTTGTCAGTAA
- the nudt2 gene encoding bis(5'-nucleosyl)-tetraphosphatase [asymmetrical], with the protein MALRACGFIVFRRLAGRIPPPGNIEYLLLQTSYGEHHWTPPKGHVDPGEDDLTTALRETKEEAGLGPEHLQVIEGFVHALHYEVRGRPKEVLYWLAELKDPGTAVTLSDEHWDYRWARLEEACALARYKDLQDTLRAAHRHLEVHQGKR; encoded by the exons ATGGCACTACGTGCCTGTGGCTTTATAGTATTTCGCCGTCTAGCCGGCCGCATCCCTCCACCAGGCAACATCGAGTATCTCCTCCTGCAGACATCTTATGGGGAACACCACTGGACCCCACCCAAAG GTCATGTGGATCCAGGTGAGGATGACCTCACCACAGCTCTGAGAGAGACCAAGGAGGAGGCAGGGCTGGGGCCAGAGCATCTGCAGGTGATAGAAGGCTTTGTTCATGCATTACACTATGAGGTGAGAGGCAGACCCAAAGAGGTGCTGTACTGGTTGGCTGAGCTGAAGGACCCAGGAACTGCAGTGACTTTGTCTGATGAGCACTGGGACTACCGCTGGGCTCGGCTGGAAGAGGCCTGCGCTCTGGCCCGGTACAAAGACCTGCAGGACACTCTGAGAGCAGCACACAGGCACCTAGAGGTGCATCAGGGCAAACGGTGA
- the rfesd gene encoding Rieske domain-containing protein isoform X2 produces the protein MRTAFSRSMEEKEQTEGGLHFVGKKDELMEAKRSFRTIEDRDILIIYYQGVFYAMDSYCYHAGGLLQDGDIEEINSKLCIICPKHKYKLTLAEGECLYRGTNPREKPPVPRWYSKGVKQRTHTVTENNGEVYVKLSERSDWIESDYYQGEKGKIERAKAEASEKKTSCQ, from the exons ATGAG AACAGCATTTAGCAGATCCATGGAGGAGAAGGAGCAGACTGAAGGAGGGCTTCATTTTGTGGGCAAGAAGGATGAACTTATGGAAGCAAAGCGGTCTTTCAGAACAATAGAGGATCGGGATATACTAATTATCTATTACCAGGGAGTCTTCTATGCCATGGATTCTTACTGTTACC ATGCTGGAGGACTCCTGCAGGATGGCGACATTGAG GAAATTAATAGCAAGCTGTGCATAATTTGTCCGAAGCACAAGTACAAGCTCACTCTAGCCGAAGGGGAGTGCTTATACCGAGGTACAAACCCCAGGGAAAAGCCACCTGTGCCCAGATGGTACTCCAAGGGTGTGAAGCAAAGAACGCACACAGTCACGGAGAACAACGGTGAGGTTTACGTCAAGCTCTCCGAACGCTCGGATTGGATTGAATCAGACTACTACCAGGGAGAAAAGGGCAAGATAGAAAGAGCCAAAGCTGAGGCGTCTGAGAAGAAAACATCTTGTCAGTAA
- the rfesd gene encoding Rieske domain-containing protein isoform X3, translating into MEEKEQTEGGLHFVGKKDELMEAKRSFRTIEDRDILIIYYQGVFYAMDSYCYHAGGLLQDGDIEEINSKLCIICPKHKYKLTLAEGECLYRGTNPREKPPVPRWYSKGVKQRTHTVTENNGEVYVKLSERSDWIESDYYQGEKGKIERAKAEASEKKTSCQ; encoded by the exons ATGGAGGAGAAGGAGCAGACTGAAGGAGGGCTTCATTTTGTGGGCAAGAAGGATGAACTTATGGAAGCAAAGCGGTCTTTCAGAACAATAGAGGATCGGGATATACTAATTATCTATTACCAGGGAGTCTTCTATGCCATGGATTCTTACTGTTACC ATGCTGGAGGACTCCTGCAGGATGGCGACATTGAG GAAATTAATAGCAAGCTGTGCATAATTTGTCCGAAGCACAAGTACAAGCTCACTCTAGCCGAAGGGGAGTGCTTATACCGAGGTACAAACCCCAGGGAAAAGCCACCTGTGCCCAGATGGTACTCCAAGGGTGTGAAGCAAAGAACGCACACAGTCACGGAGAACAACGGTGAGGTTTACGTCAAGCTCTCCGAACGCTCGGATTGGATTGAATCAGACTACTACCAGGGAGAAAAGGGCAAGATAGAAAGAGCCAAAGCTGAGGCGTCTGAGAAGAAAACATCTTGTCAGTAA